A genomic region of Elaeis guineensis isolate ETL-2024a chromosome 9, EG11, whole genome shotgun sequence contains the following coding sequences:
- the LOC105038579 gene encoding NAC domain-containing protein 35 isoform X2, whose translation MAIPAAMSGEDEKDEHEHDLVMPGFRFHPTEEEIIEFYLRRKVEGKHFNVELITFLDLYRYDPWELPALAAIGEKEWFFYVPRDRKYRNGDRPNRVTISGYWKATGADRMIRSENSRPIGLKKTLVFYSGKAPKGIRSSWIMHEYRLPQSETDRYHKTEISLCRVYKRGGIEDHLPVMHKPSSKPTRPDKKYKRFYQPSSLFTALAGDSSSSEIEKIHEGGVYSSTNNISVYSAIPPVSNMTALLKEDGTSLNSSNTLIPTSTLLPSATSSMAIADEFNKMVGCHQGYFNQTSQFITMPSQPQLLPLDGLPMSLATISDNLWEWNQIHEAGKDLTSFK comes from the exons ATGGCAATTCCAGCAGCGATGAGCGGCGAAGATGAAAAGGATGAGCACGAGCACGACCTAGTGATGCCGGGCTTTCGCTTCCACCCCACCGAGGAGGAGATCATTGAGTTCTACCTCCGCCGTAAGGTTGAGGGGAAGCACTTCAATGTAGAACTTATCACCTTCCTCGACCTCTACCGCTATGACCCATGGGAGCTTCCTG CACTGGCTGCAATTGGAGAGAAGGAATGGTTCTTTTATGTTCCTAGAGATCGAAAGTATCGGAATGGTGATAGGCCAAACCGGGTGACAATCTCAGGCTACTGGAAGGCTACTGGGGCTGACCGGATGATTCGGTCGGAGAATTCGAGACCCATCGGGCTGAAGAAAACTCTCGTCTTCTACTCCGGGAAGGCACCCAAAGGCATTCGATCAAGCTGGATCATGCATGAGTACCGTTTGCCGCAGAGTGAAACTGATCGGTATCACAAG ACTGAAATCTCACTTTGCCGAGTCTACAAGAGAGGTGGGATTGAAGACCATCTCCCCGTCATGCACAAGCCATCCTCCAAACCTACCAGACCTGATAAAAAGTACAAGAGATTTTACCAACCATCATCCTTGTTCACGGCACTCGCAGGAGATTCCTCCTCATCAGAGATAGAGAAGATCCATGAAGGAGGAGTTTACAGCAGCACAAACAACATATCAGTTTACAGTGCAATACCTCCAGTATCCAACATGACAGCTCTACTCAAAGAAGATGGGACTTCACTGAACTCATCAAATACGCTGATACCAACAAGCACACTCCTCCCTTCAGCTACTTCTTCTATGGCCATCGCCGATGAGTTCAATAAAATGGTAGGCTGCCACCAAGGCTACTTCAACCAAACCAGTCAGTTCATAACAATGCCCTCGCAGCCCCAGCTGCTTCCCCTCGATGGGCTGCCCATGTCATTGGCAACCATTTCAGACAATCTTTGGGAATGGAATCAAATCCATGAGGCTGGAAAAGACCTCACTAGTTTCAAGTGA
- the LOC105038579 gene encoding transcription factor JUNGBRUNNEN 1 isoform X1: MAIPAAMSGEDEKDEHEHDLVMPGFRFHPTEEEIIEFYLRRKVEGKHFNVELITFLDLYRYDPWELPEVFFFSALAAIGEKEWFFYVPRDRKYRNGDRPNRVTISGYWKATGADRMIRSENSRPIGLKKTLVFYSGKAPKGIRSSWIMHEYRLPQSETDRYHKTEISLCRVYKRGGIEDHLPVMHKPSSKPTRPDKKYKRFYQPSSLFTALAGDSSSSEIEKIHEGGVYSSTNNISVYSAIPPVSNMTALLKEDGTSLNSSNTLIPTSTLLPSATSSMAIADEFNKMVGCHQGYFNQTSQFITMPSQPQLLPLDGLPMSLATISDNLWEWNQIHEAGKDLTSFK; the protein is encoded by the exons ATGGCAATTCCAGCAGCGATGAGCGGCGAAGATGAAAAGGATGAGCACGAGCACGACCTAGTGATGCCGGGCTTTCGCTTCCACCCCACCGAGGAGGAGATCATTGAGTTCTACCTCCGCCGTAAGGTTGAGGGGAAGCACTTCAATGTAGAACTTATCACCTTCCTCGACCTCTACCGCTATGACCCATGGGAGCTTCCTG AAGTGTTCTTCTTTTCAGCACTGGCTGCAATTGGAGAGAAGGAATGGTTCTTTTATGTTCCTAGAGATCGAAAGTATCGGAATGGTGATAGGCCAAACCGGGTGACAATCTCAGGCTACTGGAAGGCTACTGGGGCTGACCGGATGATTCGGTCGGAGAATTCGAGACCCATCGGGCTGAAGAAAACTCTCGTCTTCTACTCCGGGAAGGCACCCAAAGGCATTCGATCAAGCTGGATCATGCATGAGTACCGTTTGCCGCAGAGTGAAACTGATCGGTATCACAAG ACTGAAATCTCACTTTGCCGAGTCTACAAGAGAGGTGGGATTGAAGACCATCTCCCCGTCATGCACAAGCCATCCTCCAAACCTACCAGACCTGATAAAAAGTACAAGAGATTTTACCAACCATCATCCTTGTTCACGGCACTCGCAGGAGATTCCTCCTCATCAGAGATAGAGAAGATCCATGAAGGAGGAGTTTACAGCAGCACAAACAACATATCAGTTTACAGTGCAATACCTCCAGTATCCAACATGACAGCTCTACTCAAAGAAGATGGGACTTCACTGAACTCATCAAATACGCTGATACCAACAAGCACACTCCTCCCTTCAGCTACTTCTTCTATGGCCATCGCCGATGAGTTCAATAAAATGGTAGGCTGCCACCAAGGCTACTTCAACCAAACCAGTCAGTTCATAACAATGCCCTCGCAGCCCCAGCTGCTTCCCCTCGATGGGCTGCCCATGTCATTGGCAACCATTTCAGACAATCTTTGGGAATGGAATCAAATCCATGAGGCTGGAAAAGACCTCACTAGTTTCAAGTGA